TGACCCGCTGTACGACCGCGGCATGTCCTCGGTGCCGAAGGTGACCGGCTCGACCCCGGACGACATCGCCGCCGCCCTCAAGGCCGACGTGCTCGCGGGCACCCTCCCACAGGTCTCCTGGATCGTGCCCAACCAGGCCTGCTCCGAGCACCCCTACGCCCCGCCCGGCGACGGCGCCCACTTCGTCAACCTCGTCTACCAGGCTCTCGCCGCCGACCAGGACGTGTTCGACTCCACCGTCCTGTTCCTCAACTACGACGAGAACGACGGCTACTTCGACCATGTGCCGCCGCCGGCACCGCCCGCCGGAACGGCCGGGGAGTTCCTCAACGGGGTACCGTACGGCTTCGGGTTCCGCGTCCCGATGCTCGTCGTCTCGCCCTGGACCCGCGGCGGCTGGGTCTCCTCGGAGGTCTTCGAGCACACTTCCGTACTGCGGTTCCTGGAGACCTGGACGGCCGCCCTCGGCAAGCCCGCCAAGTGCCCCAACATCAGCGACTGGCGGCGCAAGGTCAGCGGCGACCTCACCGGCGTCTTCGACTTCGCCAACCCGGTCTTCGGCTCGGTCTCCCTGCCCGCGACCAGCGTCATCGGCATCGACACCTGCGGCCCGCTGCCCAACCCGGTGCCGACGAACAACGCCCTGCCCGCCCAGGAGCCCGGCACCCGCCCCGCCCGTGCGCTGCCCTACCAGCCGAACGGCTTCCTGGACCACCTGGAGTTCGACGCGGCCGGCAAGACCCTCGCCTGGTTCACCATGACCAACCAGGGCGGCCCGGCCTCCCGCGCGGCCCACTTCTCCATCCACCCGAACGCCTACCGGGACACCACGCCGTTCCAGTACACGGTCGACGCGGGTGGCACCGCCTCCGACTACTTCAACATCGGCATCGGCTTCGGCGGCGGCAAGTACGACCTGACCATGGTCGGCCCCAACCGCTTCCTGCGCCGCTTCCAGGGCGACGCGACCAAGGCGGGCAAGTCGGCGGAGGTGAGCACCCGTTACGCGGTCGAGCCGGGCACGGGCAAGCTCGCGGTGTACTTCAAGATGGCCAACTCGGGTGCATCACCGGTGAGGTTCACCATCACCTCCAACCACTACCGCGGCGACGGCCCCTGGACGTACACCGTCGCCGCGGGCGCCTCGACGGAGGACTACTTCAACGCCGTGGCCTACCAGAACGGCTGGTACGACTTCACGGTGACCGTCGACTCCGACGCGAGCTGGTCGCGCCGGTTCACCGGGCACCTGGAGACGGGCGCGGCCAGCGTCAGCGGCTGACCTGGGCGCAGGGGTCGTACAGGTCCGGGCGCGGGGCGAGTCGGACGGCCACCCGGCCGCCGGTCTCCAGCGCCCGGACCCCCGCCTCGGCGACCACGGACGCCGCGTACCCGTCCCAGACGCTCGGCCCGGTGACCTCGCCCCGCCGGGTGGCATCCACCCAGGCCTGCACCTCGCGGTCGTAGGCGTCGGCGAAGCGGACCAGGTAGTCCTGCGCCACCTCCTCGCGGGCGCCGCCCGCGGCGGTGACGACCATGGTGTGCTCGTCTCCGATCCGGGCGCTGCCCCTCTCGCACACGGCCTCGCAGCGCACCTGGTAGCCGAAGCCGCAGTTGACGAAGACCTCGACGTCGACGAGCGCACCGCCGTCGGTCTCGAACAGCACGAACTGAGGGTCGAGCAGGCCTTCGGGGGCGCCCGCGGACGGCGTGGGACGCAGCACGGTCACCGCCGTCAGCTCCTGGGCGAGCAGCCAGCGGGCCGCGTCGATCTCGTGCGAGACGGAGCTGTCGATCAGCATGGCGCTGGTGAAGTGGCCGGGGGAGGAGACGTTGCGGTGGGTGCAGTGCAGCATCAGGGGCCGGCCGAGGCTTCCGCCGTCCAGCAGCGCCTTCAGGCGGCGGTACTCGGCGTCGTAGCGGCGCATGAAGCCGATCTGCGCCAGCCGGCGGCCCAGCCGTGCCTCGGCCTCCACGACCCGCAGCGCACCCGCGGAGTCCGGCACCATGGGCTTCTCGCACAGCACCGGCAGCCCGCGGGCGAAGGCGGCGAGCAGGGCCTGCTCGTGGGCGGGGCCGGGGGAGGCGATCAGCGCGGCGGTGACACCGGGCGCGTCCAGGGCGGCCACCGGGTCCGGGTGCACGGTCACCGACTCGAGGCCGGCCGCGGCTTCCTTGGCCCGCTCGACATCGGGGTCGGCAACCGCCGCGACCCTGGCACCGCTGACCACCTGGTCGAGACGTCGTATGTGGTCGGCCCCCATGTGCCCGGCGCCCAGTACCGCCACTCCCAGCAGGTCACCCATGCGTGCGCTCCCTTACGCCGACGATCACGCCGTAGCGTACGCCGCGCAGGGAGCGCTGCCGGTGGGGCGGCTCAGTACCGCAGCACCCCCGCGATCCCGTTCGCGTCGCCCAGTGTGCCGTCGGGCACGAAGCGGACCTCGGCGCCGGTCTCCAGGCACTGCTCGACGATCTCGTCCACGATGTCGTCGCGGGCGTCCAGGTCGCCGGGCTCGGCCGGGACGAGGTGGTCACCCTGGTCACGGACGGTCGTCCGGTAGTTCTCCTCGACGGCCAGGAGCCGGACGCGCCCCTCCCGGGCGTTCTGCCACAGCTCGTCCACCCCGGCCGCGAAGGTCTTGTGTCCGCGTGCCGAGGTCAGTTCGTCGATGACGGAGCTGGCGTCCTTGCGGGCCTCCTCCTCAAGGACCGGCCGCAGGGCCTGCCACACGGCGTTCGGGTCGGCGTGGGCCAGACCCCCGTGCGGGACGTGGACGGCGGACCTGGCGACACTGCCGGCCTCGTCCAGCAGGGACAGCGCGGCCTGCTCGCCGGTGACGTAGAGCGGGCGGGGCTGCTCGCGCAGGACCGCGCCCAGCGCGGTGTCCGCCTCGCGCAGGAACCGGCGCGTGGCCTCGTCGCTGAAGGTGCTCGGCTGGTCACCGATCTGCATCTGCCGCTCGGCGTCGAAGTTCTCCTGGCGGCGCATCAGCGGGAAGCCGCCGGAGCGGTCCTCGACGACCCGGTCGGGGCCACCGCTCCACAGGGTGGCGCGGTCGGCGGAGACCGACAGCACCCAGAAGGGCCGTTCGGCGGCCTGCGCGGAGACCAGGTTGCGGGTGAGGAAGGTGTCGGAGAACACCACCCGCTCGGGGACGGTGCGGGCCAGCGACCAGACCTGGTGTTCGCCGGGGGCGGCGAAGATCACCAGGCCGT
Above is a genomic segment from Streptomyces fodineus containing:
- a CDS encoding Gfo/Idh/MocA family protein yields the protein MGDLLGVAVLGAGHMGADHIRRLDQVVSGARVAAVADPDVERAKEAAAGLESVTVHPDPVAALDAPGVTAALIASPGPAHEQALLAAFARGLPVLCEKPMVPDSAGALRVVEAEARLGRRLAQIGFMRRYDAEYRRLKALLDGGSLGRPLMLHCTHRNVSSPGHFTSAMLIDSSVSHEIDAARWLLAQELTAVTVLRPTPSAGAPEGLLDPQFVLFETDGGALVDVEVFVNCGFGYQVRCEAVCERGSARIGDEHTMVVTAAGGAREEVAQDYLVRFADAYDREVQAWVDATRRGEVTGPSVWDGYAASVVAEAGVRALETGGRVAVRLAPRPDLYDPCAQVSR
- a CDS encoding phosphocholine-specific phospholipase C yields the protein MTPISRRGFVGLGASVAAGVALGAGSRTTAAAATTSTGTIKDVQHVVILMQENRSFDHYFGRLKGVRGFDDRSGITLSGGYPVFNQPNWTGRQYPWKLSATPSAGGKDGETLAQCNGDLPHSWSSQHSAWNKGRMDNWVAGVGNVRSLGYLDRSDIPFHYALADNYTICDAYFCSTLSATGPNRTFLWSGKVDPASYDGGDESGLTWQNYAEALQAAGVSWKVYQNAADNYGDNGCAYFKNFANAKAGDPLYDRGMSSVPKVTGSTPDDIAAALKADVLAGTLPQVSWIVPNQACSEHPYAPPGDGAHFVNLVYQALAADQDVFDSTVLFLNYDENDGYFDHVPPPAPPAGTAGEFLNGVPYGFGFRVPMLVVSPWTRGGWVSSEVFEHTSVLRFLETWTAALGKPAKCPNISDWRRKVSGDLTGVFDFANPVFGSVSLPATSVIGIDTCGPLPNPVPTNNALPAQEPGTRPARALPYQPNGFLDHLEFDAAGKTLAWFTMTNQGGPASRAAHFSIHPNAYRDTTPFQYTVDAGGTASDYFNIGIGFGGGKYDLTMVGPNRFLRRFQGDATKAGKSAEVSTRYAVEPGTGKLAVYFKMANSGASPVRFTITSNHYRGDGPWTYTVAAGASTEDYFNAVAYQNGWYDFTVTVDSDASWSRRFTGHLETGAASVSG
- a CDS encoding chemotaxis protein, translating into MEHALSPATLAELRRPRPYPAVSVLTPTHRREPENGQDPVRLRNVVTEARKRLESDPAVTRERRTEIEKQLERALAEVDLSHAEDGLVIFAAPGEHQVWSLARTVPERVVFSDTFLTRNLVSAQAAERPFWVLSVSADRATLWSGGPDRVVEDRSGGFPLMRRQENFDAERQMQIGDQPSTFSDEATRRFLREADTALGAVLREQPRPLYVTGEQAALSLLDEAGSVARSAVHVPHGGLAHADPNAVWQALRPVLEEEARKDASSVIDELTSARGHKTFAAGVDELWQNAREGRVRLLAVEENYRTTVRDQGDHLVPAEPGDLDARDDIVDEIVEQCLETGAEVRFVPDGTLGDANGIAGVLRY